Proteins encoded in a region of the Salminus brasiliensis chromosome 2, fSalBra1.hap2, whole genome shotgun sequence genome:
- the srgap1b gene encoding SLIT-ROBO Rho GTPase-activating protein 1b isoform X3, translating into MRVQLLQDLQDFFRKKSEIESEYSRNLEKLAERFMAKTRSTKDHQQYKKDQNLLSPVNCWYLLLNQVRRESKDHATLSDLYLNNVITRISHVSEDNTRLLKKSKEITFQLQEDLMKILNELYTVMKTYHMYHTETLSAETKLKEAERQGERQGRGGEVFGLRNEERHQRRNAARKIQKMKEKRQAKYSENKLKVMKARNEYLLTLEAANAALFKYYIQDLSHLIDCCDLGYHASLSRALRTYLSAEYSLETSRHEGLDILEGAVESLDPRSDRQRFMETHPTAFTPPARFTFQSHMGDQVSQLTAVPQVQAELLLRYQQLQSRLSTLKIENEEVKKTSEATLSTIQDMLNMEDYDVSESFQHSRSTESVKSSVSDTYLSKPSLAKRRANQQETELFYFTKLREYLEGSNLISKLQAKHDLLKRSIAEGYRADIMTTSRRRNSHSRHQDAAKAIPLIVESCIRYINLYGLQHQGIFRVSGSQVEVNDIKNSFERGNDPLTDEENNHDINSVAGVLKMYFRNLDNSLFPKEKFNDLIACVRTENLYERSLSIRKILMSSPRPTLVIMRYLFAFLNHLSQYSDENMMDPGNLAICFGPTLMPTPDLLDQVSCQAHVNEVVKTIIIHHETIFPDAKELEGPVYEKCMSSTEYCESPYSEPGAFEEGEQDGGTETQTSEEGESHSKKGEPVEAIAKFDYVGRSGRELSFKKGATLLLFQRASEDWWEGRHNGTDGLIPHQYITLQEEEAMSDTLSQKADSEVSSTPSDEVSSRRSLTSPTEPRLPETFISRHRKRTEALLRRVPGRLSDGHCHGNGLERSSPPVTVTVTGHFSPRELLRGHTGPQDSPEQMRRRGVHPTTTTPTNTTTTNGTLTSSISRHESLRRERERESPPIRQSPSALHCSLPEQRTRTLNPHTMAQDIEETMSLALNELRELERQSGKPAAPDLVLDTLEQVKSSPSLPSGSTPSSLSSPSDSPSPLSPHSPLPPLPPLPGPSSRRCPNEPPASFLPAASPRMGVTLRPPALRPKPPVLPKANPPPSQQQPPTPPQNYPADKSGTM; encoded by the exons AGTAAAGAGATCACTTTCCAGTTGCAGGAGGACCTGATGAAGATTCTTAATGAACTCTACACG GTAATGAAGACCTACCACATGTACCACACTGAGACCCTGAGTGCGGAGACGAAGCTTAAAGAGGCGGAGCGGCAGGGTGAGAGACAGGGACGTGGAGGTGAGGTCTTTGGCCTGCGAAATGAGGAGCGCCATCAGCGCCGTAACGCTGCCCGCAAAATCCAGAAAATGAAGGAAAAG CGCCAGGCAAAGTACTCTGAGAACAAGCTGAAGGTTATGAAGGCTCGCAACGAGTATCTGTTGACTCTGGAAGCTGCAAACGCAGCTCTGTTTAAGTACTACATCCAGGACCTGTCCCATTTGATTGAC TGCTGTGACCTGGGCTACCATGCTAGCCTGAGCCGAGCGCTGCGTACATACCTTTCAGCGGAATATAGTCTGGAGACGTCCCGGCACGAGGGTCTGGACATCCTGGAGGGGGCAGTAGAAAGCCTCGACCCCCGCAGTGACCGCCAGCGTTTCATGGAGACCCACCCTACTGCTTTTACCCCTCCAGCACGCTTCACCTTTCAGTCACATATGGGCGACCAG gTGAGTCAGCTCACAGCAGTGCCGCAGGTGCAGGCTGAGCTTCTGCTCCGCtaccagcagctccagtcacGTCTCTCCACACTGAAGATAGAGAACGAGGAG GTAAAGAAGACGTCGGAGGCCACTCTGAGCACCATCCAGGACATGCTGAACATGGAGGACTATGACGTGTCCGAGAGCTTCCAGCACAGCCGCTCtacagagtccgtcaaatcgaGCGTGTCTGACACCTACCTCAGTAAACCCAGCCTGGCCAAGCGGAGGGCCAACCAGCAGGAAACAGAGCTCTTTTACTTTACT AAACTGCGCGAGTATCTGGAAGGCAGTAACCTCATTTCCAAACTGCAGGCCAAGCACGATCTACTGAAGAGGAGCATAGCCGAAG gATATAGAGCAGACATAATGACCACAAG TCGTCGCCGGAACTCCCACAGCAGGCACCAG GATGCTGCGAAGGCCATTCCACTGATTGTAGAGAGCTGCATCCGCTACATTAACCTTTACG GTTTGCAACACCAGGGTATTTTCAGGGTGTCGGGCTCTCAGGTGGAGGTCAACGACATCAAGAACTCTTTCGAGAGAG GCAACGACCCTCTGACGGACGAGGAGAACAACCACGACATCAACTCTGTGGCGGGTGTGTTGAAGATGTACTTCCGTAACCTGGACAACTCGCTCTTCCCCAAAGAGAAGTTCAACGACCTCATCGCCTGCGTCC GaacagagaatctgtatgagcGTTCACTGTCTATCCGGAAGATCCTGATGTCATCACCACGGCCCACACTCGTGATCATGAGATACCTTTTTGCTTTCCTCAACCA CCTGTCTCAGTACAGTGACGAGAACATGATGGACCCTGGGAACCTGGCCATCTGTTTTGGGCCGACCCTGATGCCCACGCCGGACCTGCTGGACCAGGTCTCCTGCCAGGCCCATGTCAACGAGGTCGTCAAGACCATCATCATCCACCATGAGACCATCTTTCCTGACGCCAAAGAGCTGGAGGGGCCTGTCTATGAGAAGTGCATGAGCAGCACAGAGTactg TGAGAGTCCCTACAGTGAGCCAGGAGCATTTGAGGAGGGAGAGCAAGATGGTGGCACCGAGACACAGACCAGTGAAGAGGGTGAATCACATTCAAAga aagggGAGCCAGTGGAGGCCATAGCTAAGTTTGATTATGTGGGGCGCTCAGGCCGTGAACTGTCCTTTAAGAAGGGGGCGACTCTGCTTCTCTTCCAAAGAGCCTCAGAAGACTGGTGGGAGGGACGACACAATGGCACTGACGGACTCATACCACACCAGTACATCACACTGCAAGA GGAGGAGGCCATGTCAGACACTCTGAGTCAGAAGGCAGACAGTGAGGTCAGCAGCACTCCCTCGGATGAAGTAAGCTCCAGGAGGTCCCTGACCTCCCCCACTGAACCCAGACTGCCAGAAACCTTCATCAGCCG TCACAGGAAGAGGACGGAAGCCTTGCTGCGCCGTGTGCCTGGACGCCTTAGCGATGGACACTGCCATGGTAACGGGCTGGAGCGCAGCTCTCCCCCAGTTACAGTGACTGTGACTGGTCACTTTAGCCCGCGGGAGCTGCTGCGTGGTCACACTGGGCCCCAGGACAGCCCCGAACAGATGCGCCGGCGCGGGGTTCACCCCACCACCACAACAcctaccaacaccaccaccaccaacggCACACTGACCTCCAGCATCAGCCGCCACGAGTCTCTGCGCAGGGAGAGGGAACGGGAGAGCCCCCCCATCCGGCAGTCACCATCCGCTCTGCACTGCAGCCTGCCTGAGCAGAGGACACGCACACTCAACCCACATACCATGGCACAG GACATTGAGGAGACCATGAGCCTTGCCTTGAACGAGCTGCGTGAGCTGGAGCGACAGAGCGGGAAGCCAGCAGCCCCGGACCTGGTGTTGGACACcctggagcaggtgaagagcagcCCCTCACTGCCCTCAGGCTCTACCCCATCCAGCCTATCCAGCCCAAGCGACTCCCCAAGCCCGCTAAGCCCCCACAGCCCCCTCCCCCCTCTGCCCCCACTGCCCGGGCCCTCCTCTCGCCGCTGCCCCAACGAGCCTCCAGCGTCCTTCCTGCCAGCCGCCTCACCCCGTATGGGTGTGACGCTGCGTCCCCCAGCCCTACGCCCCAAGCCCCCGGTGCTTCCCAAAGCCAACCCTCCTCCTTCACAGCagcaaccccccaccccaccccagaACTATCCAGCCGACAAGTCCGGCACCATGTGA
- the kics2 gene encoding KICSTOR subunit 2 yields MTEALRDEELRPVPKERAILESFFTQLGMFSFDRAKDYVEKEKDGSKSAGAIWASLLAALAHLAAAEKAYHNMTFLGQKLGGQSFFSRKDSIRTIYTSLHNELKKVVSMGRHPPAGSSPYLEELLSHLSEQLCHFTQARMEIADLYEKMHSLGSQKTVNSEELVSTLESILQKYSSRFHHPILSRLEGSFQVEVDVLTQLLRCQAQISEWHFLPSLLNLHGAHSKLQAWGQAFERQRETRKHLFGGQSQRATQPPHLYLWLQRLQGALLAKFTFYFHEALSRQAPPAEMKALTARASPDYFGKVSAFIRKHDASSVSLVFDNRGSESFQGHGYHHPHSYREAPKGVDQFPAVVSLPGGERPLTHWPNVIMIMSDRAAELNSLDKVMHFYDDKVQSTYFLARPEPHFTLVVIFDGRKSEKDSHVVAFLQEISTSLRNNKPFSTLKPGSKG; encoded by the exons ATGACCGAGGCCCTGCGCGACGAGGAGCTGCGGCCCGTCCCGAAGGAGAGGGCCATTCTGGAGAGTTTCTTCACGCAGCTCGGCATGTTCTCCTTCGACAGGGCAAAAGACTAcgtggagaaggagaaggatgGTAGCAAGAGCGCAGGAGCCATCTGGGCCTCGCTGCTGGCTGCCCTGGCCCACCTGGCCGCGGCGGAGAAAGCCTACCACAACATGACTTTCCTCGGGCAAAAGCTGG GTGGGCAGTCATTCTTCAGCAGGAAGGATTCCATCAGGACCATTTACACATCTTTACACAATGAACTGAAGAAGGTGGTATCCATGGGCCGTCATCCCCCCGCAGGCTCCAGCCCTTACCTGGAAGAGCTGCTCTCCCATCTGTCCGAGCAGCTGTGCCACTTCACGCAGGCCAGGATGGAGATAGCCGACCTCTATGAGAAGATGCATTCTCTCGGCAGCCAGAAAACAGTCAACTCTGAGGAACTGGTGAGCACGTTGGAGAGTATCCTGCAGAAGTACAGTTCCAG GTTCCACCACCCAATCCTGAGCCGACTAGAGGGCAGCTTCCAGGTGGAGGTGGACGTCCTGACGCAGCTGCTGCGTTGCCAGGCCCAGATCTCAGAGTGGCACTTCTTGCCCTCGCTCCTTAACTTGCATGGAGCCCACTCCAAGCTACAGGCATGGGGCCAGGCCTTCGAGCGGCAGCGCGAGACTCGGAAGCACCTGTTCGGCGGCCAGTCACAGCGAGCCACGCAACCTCCGCACCTGTACCTGTGGTTACAACGGCTGCAAGGCGCATTGCTGGCTAAGTTCACCTTCTACTTCCATGAGGCGCTGAGTCGGCAGGCACCCCCGGCTGAGATGAAGGCCCTGACGGCCCGTGCCTCGCCCGACTACTTCGGCAAGGTGTCTGCCTTCATCCGCAAGCATGACGCCTCCAGCGTGTCGCTGGTCTTCGACAACCGCGGCTCCGAGAGCTTCCAGGGCCATGGCTACCATCATCCGCACTCGTACCGCGAGGCACCCAAGGGAGTGGACCAGTTCCCGGCTGTTGTGTCGCTTCCTGGGGGTGAGAGGCCACTCACGCACTGGCCCAACGTCATCATGATCATGAGCGACCGTGCGGCCGAACTCAACTCGCTGGACAAGGTCATGCACTTCTACGATGACAAGGTCCAGAGCACCTATTTCCTGGCTCGACCTGAGCCCCACTTCACCTTGGTGGTGATCTTTGACGGGAGGAAGTCAGAGAAGGACTCGCATGTTGTGGCCTTTCTGCAGGAGATCTCCACATCTCTGAGGAACAACAAACCCTTTAGCACGCTCAAGCCAGGCTCCAAAGGTTGA